The proteins below are encoded in one region of Pseudomonas putida NBRC 14164:
- the ppsA gene encoding phosphoenolpyruvate synthase — MVEYVVSLDKLGVHDVEHVGGKNASLGEMISNLAGAGVSVPGGFATTAQAYRDFLEQSGLNDKIHAALDALDVDDINALTKTGAQIRQWVMEAEFPARLDSEIRTAFAEMAAGNDNMAVAVRSSATAEDLPDASFAGQQETFLNIRGVDNVIRAAKEVFASLFNDRAIAYRVHQGFDHKLVALSAGVQRMVRSETGTAGVMFTLDTESGFRDVVFITGAYGLGETVVQGAVNPDEFYVHKQTLQAGRPAILRRNLGSKAIKMVYGEEAKAGRSVKTVEVDRAERARFCLSDDEVNELAKQAMIIEQHYQRPMDIEWAKDGDDGKLYIVQARPETVKSRSSANVMERYLLKEKGTVLVEGRAIGQRIGAGKVRVINDVSEMDKVQPGDVLVSDMTDPDWEPVMKRASAIVTNRGGRTCHAAIIARELGIPAVVGCGNATQLLKDGQGVTVSCAEGDTGFIFEGELGFDIKQNSVDAMPELPFKIMMNVGNPDRAFDFAQLPNAGVGLARLEFIINRMIGVHPKALLNYAGLPPELKDSVDKRIAGYSDPVGFYVEKLVEGISTLAAAFYPKKVIVRLSDFKSNEYANLIGGKLYEPEEENPMLGFRGASRYISESFRDCFELECRALKRVRNEMGLTNVEIMVPFVRTLGEASQVVDLLAENGLSRGDNGLRVIMMCELPSNAILAEEFLEYFDGFSIGSNDLTQLTLGLDRDSGIIAHLFDERNPAVKKLLANAIAACNKAGKYIGICGQGPSDHPDLAKWLMEQGIESVSLNPDSVLETWFFLAEGQGAA, encoded by the coding sequence TTGGTAGAGTACGTAGTTTCCCTCGATAAGCTCGGCGTCCATGATGTAGAGCATGTGGGGGGCAAGAACGCATCCCTGGGCGAGATGATCAGCAACCTTGCCGGTGCTGGTGTATCGGTGCCGGGCGGCTTTGCCACTACGGCGCAGGCGTACCGCGATTTTCTCGAACAGAGTGGTCTGAACGACAAGATTCACGCCGCGCTCGACGCGCTGGATGTGGATGACATCAATGCCCTGACCAAAACCGGCGCCCAGATCCGCCAGTGGGTCATGGAAGCCGAGTTCCCTGCGCGTCTGGATTCGGAAATCCGAACCGCCTTCGCCGAAATGGCCGCTGGCAACGACAACATGGCCGTTGCCGTGCGTTCCTCGGCCACCGCCGAAGACTTGCCGGACGCCTCGTTCGCCGGCCAGCAGGAAACCTTCCTCAACATCCGTGGCGTCGACAACGTGATCCGCGCGGCCAAGGAAGTGTTCGCCTCGCTGTTCAACGACCGCGCCATCGCCTACCGCGTGCACCAGGGCTTCGACCACAAGCTGGTGGCCTTGTCGGCCGGCGTGCAGCGCATGGTCCGCTCCGAAACCGGCACTGCAGGCGTGATGTTCACCCTCGACACCGAGTCGGGCTTCCGCGACGTGGTGTTCATCACCGGCGCCTACGGCCTGGGCGAAACCGTGGTGCAGGGTGCGGTCAACCCTGACGAATTCTACGTGCACAAGCAAACCTTGCAGGCCGGCCGCCCGGCCATCCTGCGTCGCAACCTGGGCAGCAAGGCCATCAAGATGGTCTATGGCGAAGAAGCCAAGGCCGGCCGTTCGGTCAAGACAGTCGAAGTCGACCGTGCCGAGCGTGCGCGCTTCTGCCTGAGCGACGACGAAGTCAATGAACTGGCCAAGCAGGCTATGATCATCGAGCAGCACTACCAGCGCCCGATGGACATCGAGTGGGCCAAAGACGGTGACGACGGCAAGCTGTACATCGTGCAGGCACGCCCGGAAACGGTGAAGAGCCGTTCCAGCGCCAACGTCATGGAACGCTATCTGCTGAAAGAAAAAGGCACCGTACTGGTCGAAGGCCGCGCCATCGGCCAGCGCATCGGCGCCGGCAAGGTGCGCGTGATCAACGACGTCTCGGAAATGGACAAGGTCCAGCCGGGCGACGTGCTGGTCTCCGACATGACCGACCCTGACTGGGAACCGGTGATGAAGCGCGCCAGTGCCATCGTTACCAACCGCGGCGGCCGTACCTGCCACGCGGCGATCATCGCCCGTGAGCTGGGTATTCCGGCCGTGGTCGGTTGCGGCAACGCCACCCAGCTGCTGAAAGACGGCCAGGGTGTGACCGTGTCCTGCGCCGAAGGCGACACCGGTTTCATCTTCGAGGGCGAGCTGGGCTTCGACATCAAGCAGAACTCGGTTGATGCCATGCCGGAGCTGCCATTCAAGATCATGATGAACGTCGGCAACCCCGACCGTGCGTTTGACTTTGCCCAGCTGCCCAACGCCGGTGTCGGCCTGGCGCGCCTGGAATTCATCATCAACCGCATGATCGGTGTGCACCCCAAGGCGCTGCTCAACTACGCAGGCCTGCCGCCAGAGCTCAAGGACAGCGTCGACAAGCGTATTGCCGGCTACAGCGACCCGGTCGGCTTCTATGTCGAGAAGCTGGTCGAAGGCATCAGCACCCTGGCTGCGGCCTTCTACCCGAAAAAGGTCATCGTGCGCCTGTCGGACTTCAAGTCCAACGAGTACGCCAACCTGATCGGCGGCAAACTGTACGAGCCGGAAGAAGAAAACCCGATGCTGGGCTTCCGCGGTGCTTCGCGTTACATCAGCGAGTCGTTCCGTGACTGCTTCGAGCTCGAGTGCCGTGCACTGAAACGTGTACGCAACGAGATGGGCCTGACCAACGTCGAGATCATGGTACCGTTCGTGCGTACCCTGGGCGAAGCCAGCCAGGTCGTCGACCTGCTCGCCGAAAACGGCTTGTCCCGTGGCGACAACGGCCTGCGCGTGATCATGATGTGCGAACTGCCGTCCAACGCCATTCTGGCTGAGGAGTTCCTTGAGTACTTCGACGGCTTCTCGATCGGCTCCAACGACCTGACCCAGCTGACCCTGGGCCTGGACCGTGACTCGGGCATCATCGCCCACCTGTTCGACGAGCGTAACCCTGCGGTGAAGAAGCTGCTGGCCAACGCCATTGCCGCGTGCAACAAGGCCGGCAAGTACATCGGCAT
- the ppsR gene encoding posphoenolpyruvate synthetase regulatory kinase/phosphorylase PpsR produces the protein MKRTAFFISDGTGITAETLGQSLLAQFESIPFNKFTRPYIDSPDKARTMVQQINAAAERDGVRPIIFDTIVNQDIREILATSNGFMIDIFSSFLSPLEQELTAHSSYSVGKSHSIGGNSNYMERIEAVNFALDNDDGARTHYYDKADLILVGVSRCGKTPTCLYMAMQFGIRAANYPLTEDDMERLQLPAVLKKHHSKLFGLTIDPDRLTAIRHERKPNSRYSSFAQCEFEVREVESLFRRENIPNINSTHFSVEEISAKILVEKGVERRFK, from the coding sequence ATGAAACGAACCGCGTTCTTCATCTCCGACGGCACCGGTATCACTGCCGAAACCCTGGGCCAGAGTTTGCTCGCGCAATTCGAGAGCATTCCGTTCAACAAATTCACCCGTCCGTACATCGATTCGCCAGACAAAGCGCGGACCATGGTCCAGCAAATCAACGCTGCGGCCGAGCGTGACGGGGTGCGGCCGATCATCTTCGACACCATCGTCAACCAGGACATCCGGGAGATCCTGGCGACGTCGAACGGCTTCATGATCGACATCTTTTCTTCGTTTTTATCCCCGCTAGAGCAGGAATTGACCGCCCATTCGTCGTATTCCGTGGGCAAATCGCACTCGATCGGCGGCAATTCCAACTACATGGAACGCATCGAGGCGGTGAATTTCGCCCTGGACAACGACGACGGTGCGCGCACCCACTACTACGACAAGGCCGACCTGATTCTGGTAGGTGTGTCACGCTGCGGCAAGACCCCCACCTGCCTGTACATGGCCATGCAGTTTGGCATCCGCGCCGCCAACTATCCGCTGACCGAAGACGACATGGAGCGCCTGCAACTGCCGGCTGTGCTGAAAAAGCACCACAGCAAGCTGTTCGGCCTGACCATCGACCCAGACCGCCTCACCGCCATCCGCCATGAACGCAAGCCCAACAGCCGCTATTCCAGCTTTGCCCAGTGCGAGTTCGAAGTGCGTGAGGTAGAGAGCCTGTTCCGCCGGGAGAACATACCCAACATCAATTCCACGCATTTTTCGGTGGAAGAGATTTCGGCGAAGATCCTGGTGGAAAAAGGGGTGGAGCGCAGGTTCAAGTAA
- a CDS encoding NAD-glutamate dehydrogenase — translation MAFFTAASKADFQHQLQAALAQHISEQSLPQVALFAEQFFGIISLDELTQRRLSDLAGCTLSAWRIIERFDPEYPQVRVYNPDYERNGWQSTHTVVEVLHHDLPFLVDSVRTELNRRGYSIHTLQTTVLSVRRGAKGELLELLPKGTQGEGVRHESLMYLEIDRCANAAELTVLTREIEQVLAEVRVAVADFEPMKAKLREVVAQVEQTAFGPAQNEKGEVKAFLEWLLDNHFTFLGYEEFTVKGDADGGQMVYDEQSFLGLPRRLRVGLTAEELRIEDYAVAYLNEPLLLSFAKAALPSRVHRPAYPDYVSIRQLDADGKVIKEHRFMGLYTSSVYGESVHAIPYIRVKVAEVERRSGFDAKAHLGKELAQVLEVLPRDDLFQTPIDELFTTVMAIVQIQERNKIRVFLRKDPYGRFCYCLAYVPREIYSTEVRQKIQQVLMERLKASDCEFWTFFSESVLARVQLILRVDPKNRIDIDPQQLEREVIQACRSWHDDYSTLVVENFGEAQGTNILADFPKGFPAGYRERFAAHSAVVDLQHVLNLSESKPLAMSFYQPLTQVGERILHCKLYHADTPLALSDVLPILENLGLRVLGEFPYRLRHANGREYWIHDFAFTYSEGLSLDIQQLNDTLQDAFIHIVRGDAENDAFNRLVLTAGLPWRDVALLRAYARYLKQIRLGFDLGYIASTLNNHTDIARELTRLFKTRFYLARKLTQEDLDDKQLRLEQAILTALDDVQVLNEDRILRRYLDLIKATLRTNFYQPDANGQNKSYFSFKFNPKLIPELPKPVPKFEIFVYSPRVEGVHLRFGNVARGGLRWSDREEDFRTEVLGLVKAQQVKNSVIVPVGAKGGFLPRRLPLGGGRDEIAAEGVACYRIFISGLLDITDNLKDGGVVPPANVVRHDDDDPYLVVAADKGTATFSDIANGIAIDYGFWLGDAFASGGSAGYDHKKMGITARGAWVGVQRHFRERGINVQEDPITVIGVGDMAGDVFGNGLLMSDKLQLVAAFNHLHIFIDPNPEPASSFAERKRLFDLPRSAWSDYDTSIMSEGGGIFPRSAKSIAISPQMKERFAIEADRLTPTELLNALLKAPVDLLWNGGIGTYVKASTESHADVGDKANDALRVNGNELRCKVVGEGGNLGMTQLGRVEFGLNGGATNTDFIDNAGGVDCSDHEVNIKILLNEVVQGGDMTEKQRNQLLGSMTDEVAGLVLGNNYKQTQALSLAARRARERIAEYKRLMADLEARGKLDRAIEFLPSEEQLAERLAAGHGLTRAELSVLISYSKIDLKEQLLKSLVPDDDYLTRDMETAFPPSLVSKFAHSMRRHRLKREIVSTQIANDLVNNMGITFVQRLKESTGMSPANVAGAYVIVRDIFHLPHWFRQIEALDYQVPAEIQLTLMDELMRLGRRATRWFLRSRRNEQDAGRDTAHFGPKIAQLGLKLDELLEGPTRERWMVRYQGFVDAGVPELLARMVAGTSHLYTLLPIIEAADVTGHDPAQVAKAFFAVGSSLDLTWYLQEISNLPVENNWQALAREAFRDDIDLQQRAITISVLQMADAPDDMDARVALWAEQHRVMVERWRAMLDDLRNATGTDYAMYAVANRELVDLAMSGQATVVPS, via the coding sequence ATGGCGTTCTTCACCGCAGCCAGCAAAGCCGACTTCCAGCATCAACTGCAAGCGGCCCTGGCGCAGCACATCAGCGAACAGTCCCTGCCACAAGTGGCGCTGTTCGCCGAGCAGTTCTTCGGCATCATCTCTCTGGACGAACTCACCCAGCGCAGGCTTTCCGACCTGGCCGGCTGCACCCTGTCAGCCTGGCGCATCATCGAACGTTTCGACCCCGAATACCCGCAAGTACGCGTATACAACCCCGATTACGAACGCAATGGCTGGCAGTCGACCCATACCGTGGTCGAGGTGCTGCACCACGACCTGCCGTTTTTGGTCGACTCTGTGCGCACCGAGCTCAACCGCCGCGGCTACAGCATCCACACCCTGCAGACCACCGTGCTCAGCGTGCGCCGCGGCGCCAAGGGCGAACTGCTGGAACTGCTGCCCAAGGGCACCCAGGGCGAAGGCGTGCGCCATGAGTCGCTGATGTATCTGGAGATCGACCGCTGCGCCAATGCTGCCGAGCTGACCGTGCTGACCCGCGAGATCGAGCAGGTGCTGGCCGAGGTACGGGTGGCCGTGGCCGACTTCGAGCCGATGAAGGCCAAGCTGCGTGAAGTGGTGGCGCAGGTTGAACAGACCGCCTTTGGCCCAGCCCAGAACGAGAAGGGCGAGGTCAAAGCGTTCCTGGAGTGGTTGCTGGACAACCATTTCACCTTCCTGGGCTATGAAGAATTCACCGTCAAGGGCGACGCCGACGGCGGCCAGATGGTCTACGACGAGCAGTCGTTCCTCGGCCTGCCGCGCCGCCTGCGTGTGGGCCTGACGGCCGAAGAGCTGCGCATCGAAGACTACGCCGTGGCTTACCTCAACGAACCGCTGCTGCTGTCGTTTGCCAAGGCCGCGCTGCCCAGCCGCGTGCACCGCCCGGCCTACCCGGACTACGTGTCGATCCGCCAGCTGGACGCCGACGGCAAAGTCATCAAGGAACACCGCTTCATGGGCCTGTACACCTCGTCGGTGTATGGCGAGAGCGTGCATGCCATTCCGTATATCCGCGTCAAGGTGGCTGAAGTCGAGCGCCGCTCGGGCTTCGACGCCAAGGCTCACCTGGGCAAGGAACTGGCCCAGGTACTGGAAGTACTGCCGCGCGACGACCTGTTCCAGACGCCGATCGACGAGCTGTTCACCACCGTCATGGCGATCGTGCAGATCCAGGAACGCAACAAGATCCGCGTGTTCCTGCGCAAGGACCCGTACGGCCGCTTCTGCTACTGCCTGGCCTATGTGCCGCGGGAGATCTACTCCACCGAAGTACGGCAGAAGATTCAGCAAGTGCTGATGGAGCGCCTGAAGGCCAGCGACTGCGAGTTCTGGACCTTCTTCTCCGAATCGGTGCTGGCACGCGTGCAGCTGATTTTGCGCGTAGACCCGAAAAACCGCATCGACATCGACCCGCAGCAGCTGGAACGCGAAGTTATCCAGGCCTGCCGCTCGTGGCATGACGACTATTCGACGCTGGTGGTCGAGAACTTCGGTGAAGCCCAGGGCACCAACATCCTGGCCGATTTCCCCAAGGGCTTCCCGGCCGGCTACCGTGAGCGCTTCGCCGCGCACTCGGCAGTGGTCGACCTGCAGCACGTGCTGAACCTGTCGGAAAGCAAGCCGCTGGCGATGAGCTTCTACCAGCCGCTGACCCAGGTTGGCGAGCGTATCCTGCACTGCAAGCTGTACCACGCCGATACGCCCCTGGCGTTGTCTGACGTGCTGCCGATCCTGGAAAACCTCGGCCTGCGTGTGCTCGGCGAGTTCCCGTACCGCCTGCGCCATGCCAATGGTCGCGAGTACTGGATCCACGACTTCGCCTTCACCTACAGCGAAGGCCTGAGCCTGGATATCCAGCAGCTCAACGACACCCTGCAGGACGCCTTCATTCACATCGTGCGCGGCGATGCCGAGAACGACGCCTTCAACCGCCTGGTGCTCACTGCCGGCCTGCCATGGCGCGACGTGGCGCTGCTGCGCGCCTACGCCCGTTACCTGAAGCAGATCCGCCTGGGCTTCGACCTGGGCTACATCGCCAGCACCCTGAACAACCACACCGACATCGCCCGCGAGCTGACCCGGTTGTTCAAGACCCGCTTCTACCTGGCCCGCAAGCTCACCCAGGAAGACCTGGACGACAAGCAGCTGCGCCTGGAACAAGCGATCCTGACCGCGCTGGACGACGTGCAGGTCCTCAACGAAGACCGCATCCTGCGCCGCTACCTGGACCTGATCAAGGCTACCCTGCGCACCAACTTCTACCAACCGGATGCCAACGGCCAGAACAAGTCGTACTTCAGCTTCAAGTTCAACCCCAAGCTGATCCCCGAACTGCCCAAGCCGGTGCCCAAGTTCGAAATCTTCGTCTATTCACCGCGCGTCGAGGGCGTGCACCTGCGCTTTGGCAACGTCGCCCGTGGCGGCTTGCGCTGGTCCGACCGCGAAGAGGACTTCCGTACCGAAGTACTGGGCCTGGTAAAAGCCCAGCAGGTAAAAAACTCGGTCATCGTGCCGGTTGGCGCCAAGGGCGGCTTCCTGCCGCGCCGCCTGCCACTGGGTGGCGGCCGTGATGAGATCGCCGCCGAGGGCGTGGCGTGCTACCGAATCTTCATTTCCGGCCTGCTCGACATCACCGACAACCTCAAGGACGGCGGCGTGGTGCCACCGGCCAACGTGGTGCGCCATGACGATGACGACCCGTACCTGGTGGTGGCGGCCGACAAAGGCACGGCAACCTTCTCCGACATCGCCAACGGCATCGCCATCGACTACGGCTTCTGGCTGGGCGACGCCTTTGCCTCGGGCGGTTCGGCCGGTTACGACCACAAGAAGATGGGCATTACCGCACGCGGCGCCTGGGTGGGCGTGCAGCGCCACTTCCGCGAGCGCGGCATCAACGTGCAGGAAGACCCGATCACCGTGATCGGCGTGGGCGACATGGCCGGCGACGTATTCGGCAACGGCCTGCTGATGTCCGACAAGCTGCAACTGGTGGCAGCCTTCAACCATCTGCACATCTTCATTGACCCGAACCCGGAGCCTGCGTCCAGCTTTGCCGAGCGCAAGCGCCTGTTCGACCTGCCGCGTTCGGCCTGGAGCGACTACGACACCAGCATCATGTCCGAAGGCGGCGGGATCTTCCCCCGCAGCGCCAAAAGCATCGCCATCAGCCCGCAGATGAAAGAGCGCTTCGCCATCGAAGCCGACCGCCTCACCCCGACCGAGCTGCTCAACGCGCTGCTCAAGGCACCGGTCGACCTGCTGTGGAACGGCGGCATTGGTACCTACGTGAAGGCCAGCACCGAAAGCCACGCCGATGTCGGCGACAAGGCCAACGACGCGCTGCGGGTCAACGGCAACGAACTGCGCTGCAAGGTGGTGGGCGAGGGCGGCAACCTGGGCATGACCCAGCTTGGCCGGGTCGAGTTCGGCCTGAACGGCGGCGCCACCAACACCGACTTTATCGACAACGCCGGCGGCGTGGACTGCTCCGACCACGAGGTCAACATCAAGATCCTGCTCAACGAAGTGGTGCAGGGTGGCGACATGACCGAGAAGCAGCGCAACCAGCTGCTCGGCAGCATGACCGACGAAGTGGCCGGCCTGGTGCTGGGCAACAACTACAAGCAGACCCAGGCGCTGTCGCTGGCGGCTCGCCGTGCCCGTGAGCGGATTGCCGAGTACAAGCGCCTGATGGCCGACCTGGAAGCCCGTGGCAAGCTGGACCGCGCCATCGAGTTCCTGCCGTCCGAAGAGCAACTGGCCGAACGCCTGGCTGCTGGCCATGGGCTGACCCGCGCCGAGCTGTCGGTGCTGATTTCGTACAGCAAGATCGACCTCAAGGAACAGCTGCTGAAATCGCTGGTGCCGGACGACGACTACCTGACCCGCGACATGGAAACCGCCTTCCCGCCGTCGCTGGTGAGCAAGTTTGCCCACTCCATGCGCCGCCACCGCCTGAAGCGCGAAATTGTCAGCACCCAGATTGCCAACGACCTGGTCAACAACATGGGCATCACTTTCGTCCAGCGCCTGAAGGAGTCGACTGGCATGAGCCCGGCCAACGTGGCCGGGGCCTATGTGATCGTGCGCGACATCTTCCACCTGCCGCACTGGTTCCGCCAGATCGAGGCACTGGACTACCAGGTGCCGGCAGAAATCCAGCTCACCCTGATGGACGAACTGATGCGCCTGGGCCGCCGTGCCACGCGCTGGTTCCTGCGCAGCCGCCGCAACGAGCAGGACGCCGGGCGTGATACCGCGCACTTTGGGCCGAAGATCGCGCAACTCGGGCTCAAGCTCGATGAGCTGCTCGAAGGCCCGACCCGCGAACGCTGGATGGTGCGCTACCAGGGCTTTGTCGACGCGGGTGTGCCAGAACTGCTGGCGCGCATGGTGGCGGGTACCAGCCACCTGTACACCCTGCTGCCGATCATCGAAGCGGCCGACGTCACCGGTCACGACCCCGCCCAGGTGGCCAAGGCGTTCTTCGCCGTGGGCAGCTCGCTGGACCTGACCTGGTACTTGCAGGAAATCAGCAACTTGCCGGTGGAGAACAACTGGCAGGCGCTGGCCCGCGAAGCCTTCCGCGACGACATCGACCTGCAGCAGCGGGCGATCACCATTTCGGTGCTGCAGATGGCCGATGCGCCGGATGACATGGACGCCCGCGTGGCACTGTGGGCCGAGCAGCATCGGGTGATGGTAGAGCGCTGGCGTGCCATGCTGGACGACCTGCGCAATGCCACCGGCACCGACTATGCGATGTACGCGGTGGCCAACCGCGAGCTGGTCGACCTGGCCATGAGCGGGCAGGCGACGGTGGTGCCGTCCTGA
- a CDS encoding LysR family transcriptional regulator — translation MKLSVRHIEVFRAIMAAGSVTGAARLLFTSQPTVSRELARLEQVTGLNLFEREGGRLVATAQALLLIEEVERAYVGLERIDRFAQAIRNFEQGRLAITCLPLFSQTLLPKACQRFHQQHRGVSVSIVAQESPLLEESLVAQQHDLGLTEIEQIPRGAYGELLFSANMVCVLPEHHPLQAKAELELSDFHEVDFINLASLDTYRQRLDQHFRAAGVNRRTVIETTSAASVCAMVRQGLGVAIINPLSGLEAAQGGLPIRRLRVSVPYQVMLIRPDHRPASAAVEPFCEALRVQAKAMQAALR, via the coding sequence GTGAAACTGTCCGTCCGCCACATTGAAGTGTTCCGCGCCATCATGGCCGCTGGCAGTGTCACCGGTGCGGCGCGCTTGCTGTTCACCTCGCAGCCCACTGTCAGCCGCGAATTGGCGCGGCTGGAGCAGGTGACTGGCCTGAACCTGTTCGAGCGCGAGGGTGGGCGCCTGGTGGCGACGGCCCAGGCGCTGCTGTTGATCGAAGAGGTCGAGCGTGCCTACGTCGGGCTGGAGCGCATTGATCGCTTTGCCCAGGCCATCCGCAATTTCGAGCAGGGACGGCTGGCCATCACCTGCCTGCCGCTGTTCTCCCAGACCTTGCTGCCCAAGGCCTGCCAACGCTTCCATCAGCAGCACCGCGGTGTGAGCGTGAGCATCGTGGCGCAGGAGTCGCCGTTGCTGGAGGAGTCACTGGTTGCCCAGCAGCATGATCTTGGCCTGACCGAAATCGAGCAGATACCGCGCGGCGCTTATGGCGAATTACTGTTCAGCGCCAACATGGTGTGCGTGCTGCCCGAGCATCACCCTTTGCAGGCCAAGGCCGAGCTGGAGCTAAGCGACTTTCATGAGGTCGATTTCATCAACCTGGCCAGCCTGGACACCTACCGCCAGCGCCTGGACCAGCACTTTCGCGCGGCGGGGGTGAACCGCCGCACGGTGATCGAGACCACCAGTGCCGCCTCGGTGTGCGCCATGGTCAGGCAAGGCCTTGGGGTGGCGATCATCAACCCGCTGAGCGGCCTGGAGGCGGCCCAGGGCGGTTTGCCGATCCGCAGGTTGCGGGTGTCGGTGCCCTACCAGGTCATGCTGATACGCCCCGACCATCGGCCGGCTTCGGCAGCGGTGGAGCCGTTTTGCGAGGCGCTGCGGGTGCAGGCTAAAGCGATGCAGGCAGCATTGCGCTAG
- the lysA gene encoding diaminopimelate decarboxylase, whose product MTAPFTLLAEAVRQHGSPLWAYDASTIAERVEQLNVFDTVRFAQKANPNLHVLRLMRAHGLVLDAVSLGEMERAFAAGASVDGDPAGVVLTCDALDRPTLERVVAEKIEVNAGSIDMLRQLGERSPGHRVWIRINPGFGHGHSRKTNTGGENSKHGIWHEELDEALACIKANGLHLVGVHMHIGSGVDYQHLEQVARSMIELVGRLGVDIEAFSIGGGLSTPYRSTDKPVDLQRYAQTWAVARKEIEAMLGHPVRMEIEPGRFLVAESGYLVAEVRAVKQVGRNTFVMIDAGFNDLMRPAMYGAYHGMTLLDANGQPVDRPRQPTVVAGPLCESGDVFTQDDQELTPQDLPQAQVGDLLVIHDAGAYGASMSSNYNSRPLLPEFLIEDGTLRMIRRRQTVQDLLSLEAGF is encoded by the coding sequence ATGACCGCACCCTTCACCCTTCTGGCCGAGGCGGTTCGCCAGCACGGCTCGCCCCTTTGGGCGTACGACGCCAGCACCATCGCCGAGCGTGTCGAACAGCTGAACGTATTTGACACCGTACGCTTCGCCCAGAAAGCCAACCCCAACCTGCATGTGCTGCGCCTGATGCGCGCCCACGGCCTGGTGCTGGATGCCGTGTCGCTGGGTGAAATGGAGCGGGCCTTCGCTGCGGGTGCGAGCGTGGACGGTGACCCTGCCGGCGTGGTGCTGACCTGCGACGCGCTGGACCGGCCAACCCTGGAGCGCGTGGTGGCAGAGAAGATCGAAGTCAACGCCGGCTCCATCGACATGCTGCGCCAACTGGGTGAACGCTCGCCCGGCCACCGCGTGTGGATCCGCATCAACCCGGGCTTCGGCCATGGCCACAGCCGCAAGACCAACACCGGCGGCGAAAACAGCAAGCACGGCATCTGGCACGAAGAACTGGACGAGGCGCTCGCGTGCATCAAGGCCAATGGCCTGCACCTGGTAGGCGTGCACATGCACATTGGTTCCGGGGTGGACTATCAGCACCTGGAGCAGGTGGCCCGCTCGATGATCGAACTGGTCGGTCGCCTGGGCGTGGATATCGAGGCGTTCTCCATCGGCGGCGGGCTGTCCACCCCTTACCGCAGCACCGACAAGCCGGTCGACCTGCAACGCTACGCCCAGACCTGGGCGGTGGCACGCAAGGAAATCGAAGCAATGCTGGGCCACCCCGTACGCATGGAAATCGAGCCAGGGCGCTTCCTGGTGGCCGAGTCGGGCTATCTGGTGGCCGAAGTGCGTGCCGTCAAGCAAGTGGGCCGCAATACCTTCGTCATGATCGACGCCGGCTTCAACGACCTGATGCGGCCGGCGATGTACGGCGCCTACCACGGCATGACCCTGCTCGACGCAAACGGCCAGCCGGTGGACCGCCCACGGCAGCCGACTGTTGTGGCCGGGCCATTGTGCGAATCGGGTGACGTGTTCACCCAGGATGACCAGGAACTGACCCCGCAGGACCTGCCCCAGGCTCAGGTGGGCGACCTGCTGGTGATCCATGATGCCGGCGCCTACGGTGCATCGATGTCGTCGAACTACAACAGCCGGCCGTTGCTGCCGGAGTTCCTGATCGAAGACGGGACGCTGCGAATGATTCGCCGGCGGCAGACGGTGCAGGACCTGCTGAGCCTGGAGGCCGGGTTCTAA
- a CDS encoding sigma-70 family RNA polymerase sigma factor, translating into MSTLDPQALHQLYSENNSWLKGWLRARLGNAADASDLAHDTFLRVMTARNPLPIREPRSYLSAIARALLIDKARRRAIEKAYLQALALRPEPVEVSPEVRLSIIEMLVAVDTLLDELGAKTRAIFLAVQLEGLTYGAAAERFGVSVTTVKNHLIKAMTRCLLAVEG; encoded by the coding sequence ATGTCGACGCTCGATCCCCAGGCCCTGCACCAGCTGTACAGCGAAAACAACAGCTGGCTGAAGGGCTGGCTGCGCGCCCGCCTGGGCAACGCCGCCGATGCCTCCGACCTGGCCCACGACACGTTCTTGCGGGTAATGACCGCGCGCAACCCGTTGCCGATCCGCGAGCCGCGCAGCTACCTCAGCGCTATCGCCCGCGCGCTGCTGATCGACAAAGCCCGCCGCCGCGCCATCGAAAAAGCCTACCTGCAAGCCCTGGCCTTGCGCCCGGAGCCGGTAGAGGTATCGCCGGAAGTGCGCTTGTCGATCATCGAAATGCTGGTGGCCGTGGACACCCTGCTCGATGAACTCGGCGCCAAAACCCGCGCCATCTTCCTCGCCGTTCAACTGGAAGGCTTGACCTACGGTGCTGCGGCCGAGCGCTTCGGCGTGTCGGTTACCACCGTGAAGAACCACCTGATCAAGGCGATGACCCGCTGCCTGCTGGCAGTCGAAGGCTGA